The following proteins are encoded in a genomic region of Streptomyces sp. SLBN-31:
- a CDS encoding bifunctional DNA primase/polymerase produces MNEPRTVSLDTLHLLAAALLCGERGWPVIPLIPGAKRPTGHPERSCPRTGRCSGGHRTPEQRATTEPDLIQTAWAHHPYNVGIATGPAGLLVVDLDVPKEEEQEGAPDGATSFEALCERHGQPFPDTYQVRTPSGGRHLYFTAPRGVRLKCSVKRIAPNIDTRAWGGYVVAAGCTTPQGAYEVAEAAPVAALPAWLAELLTESAKPAEPPTLARVLDGSKAARTALERECAVIRAAREGGPNGRNATLHRSACKVARFVAWGHIDRRTVEEAIQAAGESTGLPAAECRTTIHSAMEWIVAHATPREVA; encoded by the coding sequence GTGAACGAGCCCCGGACCGTGTCCCTGGACACCCTGCACCTGCTCGCCGCCGCCCTGCTCTGCGGTGAGCGGGGCTGGCCTGTCATTCCCCTGATTCCGGGGGCCAAGCGGCCTACCGGACACCCCGAACGCTCCTGCCCCCGCACCGGACGCTGCTCCGGCGGGCACCGCACCCCCGAACAGCGCGCCACCACCGAGCCCGACCTGATCCAGACCGCGTGGGCCCACCACCCCTACAACGTCGGGATCGCGACCGGACCGGCTGGCCTACTGGTCGTCGATCTGGACGTGCCGAAAGAGGAAGAGCAGGAAGGAGCGCCTGACGGCGCCACTTCTTTCGAGGCGCTCTGCGAGCGCCACGGTCAGCCCTTTCCGGACACCTACCAGGTGCGGACTCCCAGCGGGGGCCGCCACCTGTACTTCACGGCCCCACGCGGGGTGCGGTTGAAGTGCAGCGTCAAGCGGATCGCCCCCAACATCGACACCCGCGCCTGGGGCGGCTACGTCGTCGCCGCGGGCTGTACCACCCCGCAGGGCGCCTACGAGGTAGCCGAGGCTGCCCCGGTTGCCGCGCTGCCGGCGTGGCTGGCAGAGCTGCTGACTGAGTCGGCGAAACCGGCCGAACCGCCGACGCTCGCTCGGGTGTTGGACGGCAGCAAGGCCGCGCGCACGGCACTCGAGCGGGAGTGTGCGGTCATCCGGGCCGCCCGCGAGGGAGGGCCGAACGGGCGCAACGCCACCCTGCACCGCAGTGCGTGCAAGGTGGCCCGGTTCGTCGCCTGGGGACACATCGACCGGCGCACGGTCGAAGAGGCAATCCAGGCGGCGGGGGAGTCGACGGGACTGCCGGCCGCCGAGTGCCGCACCACCATCCACAGCGCCATGGAGTGGATCGTGGCGCACGCGACACCGCGGGAGGTCGCGTGA